Below is a genomic region from Ictalurus furcatus strain D&B chromosome 27, Billie_1.0, whole genome shotgun sequence.
ATTAACTAATATATGCAATATTTGTTGCCAAgtgtgcatctaaaaaaatttgaatattgtggaaaggttaattttttttctgtaatttaattcaaaaagtggaactttcatatattctagctTCAtaacacataaagtgaaatatttcaagccttttttgttttatatcttGATtgcagcttacagctcatggaaatccagtatctcaaaatattagaataaagaattaaattatggagagaaaaaaaagaattttttgacgatattaaaatttttaaaaatgcgcCTCGATGTATTAAGTTGTGCTTTAGCATACGCACTCTGCATGTTCCCCAGGCCACAGTGGCAGCATTTGCTGCAAGCGAAGGACACTCCCACCCTCGCGTGGTGGAGCTGCCAAAAACCGAGGAAGGCCTCGGTTTCAACATCATGGGAGGAAAAGAGCAGAACTCGCCCATCTACATCTCCCGCATCATCCCCGGAGGCATTGCCGACCGTCATGGTGGCCTCAAGAGAGGAGACCAGCTGCTCTCGGTCAACGGAGTGGTATGTAGGCGGCTTTGATGAGAGTTAATATCCGAGTGAAACTGGAAGTATACCAATTCCTTTTTGGATACAGAAATAGTTTTAAAGCTGTTAATATTGGAGGAAATTCAAATATGTGCCTGCTCTGTAAGCTTCTGTTTCTAAGTTATGTGTGTATGACTGCAGGCTTTAAGACAGTTTGGACCTTATGTTCACCTACATTTTAATCAACGTCAcagaataaaatacatcagtggaTAATGTCAAATCCAATCTGAAAGCAATGCAGCATTTCATTTGCGTTTTTGTGCCTGGTTTGAAAGGGGCAGTCTATAGACATTAGTCTGCTGCCTTCTTTTTCCAACTCGAACATGTAACATGACAGATGTGGTACACCAGggctttttaattattaaaaactacAGCTGTATTTTGCCAACTTATCGGTGTGAACGGATATTAAAATAACTCCAGAGGTGCCGGTAATTTACAGTTTAGCCGTAGAATTTGCAATTTTCAATCTCTTTCTAAATTGATACCGGAGACACCTGAAAAGCAGAACTCAGACCAAGCAGAAATTACTTTCACTCGGTGGGAAAGTCAATTCTCTGAAGGGGAAACATGTGGAACGTGAAATACGTATGTCCTTCTAggaaaattttgaaaaagagGAATATAACATATACGTTACAgcgaaattctttttttatatatgccAGATTGTTAGGAAGGGGTCAGAGCGCAGTGTCAGCCATGATATTACGTCCCTAGAGCACACAgggtcaagggcccaacagtggcttAAACCCCTGACCTTTTGATCAGTAAccaccagagccttaaccgttgagctgCCCCGCCTGTGAAGCCACAAGCCTCATCAGCTAATAGAATGGTTTCATTGGACGGTAAAAAATTAATAGAGCTGCtgctttaaaaagtaaataaataaataaataatttattaagtAATGATCacgctggatttttttttggggggggggggggggtctcatCCCCCAACATGCACAAAAgtatttgtgattattttttttctccctctgcctgctaggattttcttgtcAGCAATGTTTGCATTTCTGTCACTATAATACTAACAGTTTGTTCATTAAAATTAGTGACGCGTAAGAATAATTTTGTTTGTCGTATTTAGGGATTTATAGGCATGTAAGTGCAAAGAAGTTATATCTCTAAACATTTTCTCAGTGTTTGCAAAATTGTTAtaccacatgtttttttttttttcctttcgtAGAGTGTGGAAGGGGAGCACCATGAGAAGGCGGTGGAGCTCTTAAAGGCAGCTCAGGGCACCGTCAAGCTTGTAGTGCGCTACACCCCTAAAGTGCTGGAGGAGATGGAGTCTCGGTTTGAGAAGATGCGATCTGCCAAACGCCGCCAACAGAACAGCTACCCGCAGTAGGGTAACCTGCCTGTGGCCCACAtgtcctctctctatctctctctctctcgttctttctatctatctttctcacATTCTTTCTGCCCAGGGATTGGACACACATACGGCActtcttttttctgcttttccagacttttctAAAACTTCGTTATACTTCAAGTTTGAGCACACTCTTTTTCACGGTTTTGTGGAAATAAACACTACTACACCCCCGACCCCTCCCCCCTCTGTGGTTACACTCAAACACAACGACACGCAATGTACATCACTCTGTGTCAGGTGAAGGTCGAAGGGTCAGGATTGCAAGGGGACCATCACTGATTCGCTTCTGaggtcattttaaatgaaaggataaaagtttaaaaagtgcCTCAAGAGCTTAAAGAAAAATGCAATAGCTCTCTAGAACCATTTGGGTTCTACTATATTGAATGTTACATCTACTGACACATGAGCAAAATGAATGGACATGCATCTAAGCACTTGAACACTTGTAACATTGAGATGGGTGTAAGCAGGGAGTTGGGAGTGGGAACAAGATGTGTCATATATCACTTACAAGGTTCGTGGCAAGATCCGCTGGAAAGTTAGGTCACACTGCTCAACAAGTAAGAACACGATAATGACTTATGTTGCATTCTTTGTGTTATCTTAGTTTTGctctattaataaaaatatatatatatttcatggGGTCCATGGagggtgaaatttttttttttttttttttttttttaaatcacatgatGATGCTTTTAGTTAATTAGGTTAGGGATTGAATAGAAGATcctgggtttttcttttttactatttttttttttttttgttctagttACTAGCTTTTCCTGCATTTCCAGTTTCTACTCACAATCATACAGCAACATGAAGCAACAAGGTAATCTAAAATGTAGAAGGATTGGTGAAGTAAATGTTAAGCACTGACTCCCTTCACACTGAAGACTTGggtgaaaatatttaattacacactgagatatttatttctttttaatgtatCCTAGACATATTTTGTAGCATAAAATTTTTATGTATATGCAGTAGTTATAGGATTTATTTGCTATTCCTAttgccaggtttttttttagtttttttttttagtagattTGATTTGTAGTTGCTTAGTCTGTTTACTGTCTTTAAATTcctgattatttttcatttacttcaCTGAGTGAGATTCATTATTCAGTAAACACAGTCATGAATGTTCTCTAAATCCTGCTTATTCATCTCATGGCAATATTTGTACCGATTCAGAAATCATTCCACAGATGCTTCAGACTTTCACACTTGTGCTCACGATAAAAAAggcaatgtttttaaatgtgtttttaaccTTAAACGCACTTATTTACACTGTCACGATTGAAAGAAAACGTCTCTTCTTCTCCATCACGTAAACTATTTAGCATGTTTCTAATTGTAGACGTTCATTAATCCTGGAGAGATGTGAAGGGAGGTGGTCTGATCTcttgcgtaaaaaaaaaaaaaaatgaagcctTCTGGTAATTACAATGGTTCAGTCTTCCTTAAAAACCATTCTGGAAAGTGAAAGAGTCGGATGCTTTGTGTGAAGTTTTGAGAGCTCAGGTTGCATTTCTCCATCTCTGACTTTCCCTGACATTTCACGACCTGAAGTTACACTAAGCAATAAAGCTTGCTCTTCTTTCTCCAGCCCCTTACTACTAAATCTGCGTCACTGTTCACTTTTGGAAGGCTTACTTGCTATTTTTGTAAACGGCATTTTCTTATGATGTTTTGCTTGCCTTTTTTGATAAATTTTATTCACGGGATTTTGTTTCCAAggaattatttgtattattttactgAGGACATTGTCCCATCGTTTTTTCGAGTACAAAGACCAAACGTGCAATTTTTCTGACCGCAATTTGATATCATGTTGAATGTCCAATATGCTAGTTTGGGAATGTTGCTTTAATGAGCCTAAATATTGTTGTATCATTTGACATTGCTTTTCTTTCCTGGTGAATTGTCTTACTTGTACTGTAGATGCATAGACTTAAATATTACTTCTTAGGTTCACTACTTCAGAGTAATGATTTCAAGCTGcacaaaataaattacacagaaatactggcttcttgttttttatttatttattggtttagCTGTGCTTTTGGTTCAAGTCTCATTTTccaaattttgtttttaaatcttgttaTGGTGCATTTTCAAGATTCATAATTTCATTTTTCGTTTTAACATTCTTCTCCTTGCTATTTCCTGTAATTATTAATCTCAACAGCAGGGGGCAGTGTGAGCTAGTGCACGTTTGCAATG
It encodes:
- the lin7c gene encoding protein lin-7 homolog C, producing MASLGEPVRLERDISRAIELLDKLQRTGEVPPQKLQALQRVLQSEFCNAVREVYEHVYETVDINSSPEVRANATAKATVAAFAASEGHSHPRVVELPKTEEGLGFNIMGGKEQNSPIYISRIIPGGIADRHGGLKRGDQLLSVNGVSVEGEHHEKAVELLKAAQGTVKLVVRYTPKVLEEMESRFEKMRSAKRRQQNSYPQ